From a single uncultured Methanobrevibacter sp. genomic region:
- a CDS encoding KEOPS complex subunit Pcc1: MIDETPLESVKSNISIEFESSSQAQIIYDAIILEFETAPDFRSSMTIDLDGSNILINIDAEDSTSFRASVNSAIKWIKLALQINNLTNL, translated from the coding sequence ATGATTGATGAAACCCCTCTTGAATCTGTAAAAAGCAATATATCCATTGAATTTGAAAGCAGCTCTCAGGCTCAAATAATCTATGATGCAATTATTCTGGAGTTTGAAACTGCTCCAGATTTTAGATCATCAATGACAATTGACCTGGACGGGTCCAATATACTGATCAATATTGATGCTGAGGATTCAACCTCTTTCAGGGCTTCTGTCAACTCAGCTATAAAATGGATAAAATTGGCATTACAAATAAATAATTTAACAAACTTATAA
- a CDS encoding ribonucleotide-diphosphate reductase subunit beta, protein MNMRELLLKALDLEEINLAVVNEIKGNPSKITFYSNKGEVLLVILISVVLESEKLNIAPSKLKIVSNMEKLNVLSDILGLELVDKAEDNFILISQDENLIAKINFINKFGDKLNFQINVKKILEDVHD, encoded by the coding sequence ATGAATATGCGCGAGCTTCTGTTGAAGGCCTTGGATTTGGAAGAAATTAACCTTGCAGTCGTTAATGAAATTAAGGGAAATCCAAGTAAAATCACTTTCTATTCAAACAAAGGGGAAGTTTTGCTTGTAATATTGATAAGTGTTGTACTTGAATCTGAAAAGCTTAACATTGCGCCGTCAAAATTGAAAATAGTTTCAAATATGGAAAAGCTTAATGTATTAAGCGATATTTTAGGTTTGGAGTTAGTGGACAAGGCTGAGGATAATTTTATCCTTATTTCTCAAGATGAAAATTTAATAGCTAAAATTAATTTTATTAATAAATTTGGAGACAAGCTCAATTTCCAAATTAATGTTAAAAAGATTTTAGAGGATGTACATGATTGA
- a CDS encoding DNA-directed RNA polymerase subunit P, with the protein MYKCPRCGAEVDHKSYMENKCPKCRYRILFKEVPETTRIIKAR; encoded by the coding sequence TTGTATAAATGTCCACGTTGTGGAGCAGAAGTAGACCATAAGAGCTACATGGAAAATAAATGTCCTAAATGCAGATATAGGATTTTATTTAAAGAAGTTCCAGAAACCACAAGAATTATAAAAGCAAGATAA
- the rpl37A gene encoding 50S ribosomal protein L37Ae → MARTKKVGITGRFGARYGRKAKRSVKIIEENMKKNHVCPKCDRPYVKRQAAGIWKCRKCGAVFTGGAYIPQTPMAKSAARSIRDIKVEE, encoded by the coding sequence ATGGCAAGAACTAAAAAAGTTGGTATTACAGGTAGGTTCGGTGCAAGATACGGAAGAAAAGCAAAAAGATCTGTTAAAATCATTGAAGAAAACATGAAAAAAAATCATGTTTGTCCTAAATGTGATAGACCATATGTAAAAAGACAAGCTGCTGGAATCTGGAAATGCAGAAAATGTGGTGCAGTATTCACCGGAGGAGCATACATTCCACAAACTCCTATGGCAAAATCTGCAGCACGTAGTATCAGAGATATTAAAGTGGAGGAATAA